From Camelina sativa cultivar DH55 chromosome 7, Cs, whole genome shotgun sequence, one genomic window encodes:
- the LOC104705095 gene encoding DCN1-like protein 4: protein RNRSQPSSFTSSSATDLFRSASSKGSSSSKGMDRIDHLFNHYANRSSSQIIDPEGIEELCSNLEVPHTDVRILMLAWKMKAEKQGYFTLEEWRRALKAMRADTISKLKKALPELEKEVRRPSNFADFYVYAFRYCLTEEKQKSIDIETICQLLDIVLGSTFRAQVDYFVDYLKIQNDYKVINMDQWLGFYRFCNEISFPDMSNYNPELAWPLILDNFFEWMREKQA from the exons AGAAATCGGAGTCAACCCAGTTCATTTACATCATCTTCAGCCACGGATCTCTTTCGCTCAG CTTCGAGTAAGGGGTCCTCCAGCTCCAAAGGGATGGATCGCATAGATCACTTGTTTAATCACTATGCCAATCGATCATCTTCCCAAATTATTGA TCCTGAAGGAATTGAAGAACTTTGCTCCAATCTGGAAGTACCTCATACTGATGTCAGGATCTTGATGCTTGCTTG GAAAATGAAGGCTGAGAAACAGGGTTACTTCACTCTG GAGGAGTGGAGAAGAGCACTCAAGGCGATGAGGGCTGACACTATCAGTAAACTGAAGAAAGCCCTTCCAGAACTCGAGAAAGAG GTCAGGAGGCCGTCAAATTTTGCAGATTTCTATGTTTATGCATTTCGGTATTGTTTGACAG aggaaaaacaaaagagcatCGACATTGAGACGATTTGTCAGCTCTTAGATATCGTCTTAGGCTCAACATTCCGTGCCCAGGTTGACTACTTTGTCGACTATCTCAAG ATCCAAAATGATTACAAAGTCATTAACATGGACCAGTGGTTGGGGTTTTATCGGTTCTGCAATGAG ATAAGTTTCCCAGACATGTCCAACTACAATCCAGAACTTGCATGGCCATTGATTCTCGACAATTTTTTTGAGTGGATGCGCGAAAAACAAGCCTGA
- the LOC104703367 gene encoding nuclear pore complex protein NUP96, translated as MTSVQPFRETSWMAGNLDSQKKRRISVGGVTALSEHSKEIIDSFPMLNSPDYFLKPCMLELVEREIENPGYCSRVPDFTIGRIGYGYIKFLGNTDVRRLDLDQIVKFQRHEVIVYDDESSKPVVGEGLNKAAEVTLIVNIPNLTTLGKLQVDHIAYKLKQSAERQGATFISFDPDNGLWKFLVPHFSRFGLSDDEAEDIAMDDAPGLGDPVGLDGDKVADIVEEHQMETSEPELSHSLPAHLGLDPRKMKEMRMLMFPSEDLNEADDFREQTSHHMASLTKQHVRPSQKISQRNSHQDTPPVLRKTPLALLEYNPGNDKSSPGSILMVQQNKNLAVKKSKMGGFELDISHVTPLSDNYSRNVVDAALFMGRSFRAGWGPNGVLFHTGKPICSSSSQMVLSSVVNKEKIAIDKVVWDRKENVQKELIDSAFEAPLSLHKALDHDEEEVTFGSFSLKLQRVVTDRVVLSDICRHYIGVIEKQLEVSGLSRSAKLYSMHQVMVWELIKVLFSDRQSTETLNYAASDNEEDMMQDVKEDSAEVNTEALPVIRRAEFSYWLQESVSHRVQEDVSDLNGSGYLEHLFFLLTGRELDSAVELAISKGDVRLACLLSQAGGSTVNRNDILQQLHLWRRNGLDFSYIEKERIKLYELLAGNIHDALQDFKIDWKRFLGLLMWHHLPPDSSLPVIFRNYQLLLDQAKAPWPVPIYIDEGPADGFVSNKKRSDLLYYLMLLHSKEEEEIDFLKTMFSAFSSTDDPLDYHMIWHHRGILEAVGAFTSDDLHTLDMGFVAQLLSQGLCHWAIYVVLHIPFREDQPYLHVIVIREILFQFCEIWSSVESQRQFIKDLGIPSEWMHEALAVYYNYHGDFIKALDHFIECANWQRAHSIFMTSVSHSLFLSANHSEIWRIATSMDDRKSEIENWDLGAGVYMSFYLLKSSLQEDADTMVELEPLESKNESCRSFVGRLNESLAVWGDRLPVEARVAYSKMGEEICDMLLSDLSKDPSRETQLSCFETAFDAPLPEDVRSTHLQDAVSLFSLYLSESGQISA; from the exons ATGACTTCTGTTCAACCATTTCGAG AGACTTCATGGATGGCTGGAAATTTGGACtcgcaaaagaaaagaaggatcTCCGTAGGTGGAGTTACTGCCCTAAGTGAACATTCCAAAGAGATCATTGATTCATTTCCTATGTTAAATTCGCCTGACTACTTCTTGAAGCCATGCATGTTGGAGTTGGTTGAGCGAGAAATTGAGAACCCTGGTTATTGCAGCAGGGTTCCTGATTTCACAATTGGTAGGATTGGTTACGGTTATATAAAGTTTCTTGGGAATACAGATGTTAGAAGGTTAGACCTGGATCAGATAGTTAAGTTTCAAAGGCACGAGGTGATTGTTTATGATGATGAGAGCTCTAAGCCAGTTGTTGGCGAGGGACTTAACAAGGCTGCTGAGGTGACTCTGATCGTAAACATACCAAATCTAACAACTTTGGGGAAATTGCAAGTTGACCATATTGcttataaattaaaacagagcGCTGAAAGACAAGGGGCAACTTTCATCTCATTTGATCCAGATAATGGTTTATGGAAATTTTTGGTTCCTCATTTCAGCAGATTTgggttgagtgatgatgaggCAGAAGATATTGCTATGGATGATGCCCCAGGTTTGGGAGATCCCGTAGGACTGGATGGGGACAAGGTAGCTGACATTGTTGAAGAACATCAGATGGAAACTTCCGAGCCAGAGCTTTCTCACTCTCTTCCTGCTCATCTAGGACTTGATCCTagaaagatgaaagaaatgAGAATGCTGATGTTTCCTAGTGAAGATCTAAACGAAGCTGATGATTTTAGAGAGCAAACTTCTCATCATATGGCATCCTTGACGAAACAACATGTAAGACCTTCACAGAAAATTTCTCAAAGAAATAGTCATCAAGATACTCCACCAGTCTTGCGGAAAACTCCGCTTGCTTTACTGGAGTATAACCCTGGTAATGATAAAAGCTCCCCTGGTAGTATCCTGATGGTCCAACAAAATAAGAATCTGGCAGTGAAAAAGTCGAAAATGGGAGGTTTCGAGCTAGACATCAGCCATGTAACGCCATTATCTGATAACTATTCTCGAAATGTTGTGGATGCAGCATTGTTTATGGGAAGGTCTTTCCGAGCAGGTTGGGGACCAAATGGCGTCCTTTTTCACACTGGTAAGCCAATATGTAGCTCCAGTTCTCAGATGGTATTGTCTTCTGTGGTCAATAAAGAAAAGATAGCAATTGACAAAGTGGTTTGGGATAGAAAGGAAAATGTTCAGAAAGAACTTATTGATTCTGCATTCGAGGCTCCCTTAAGTCTCCACAAGGCATTGGAtcatgacgaagaagaagttaCGTTTGGCTCTTTCAGTCTTAAACTTCAGAGAGTGGTCACTGATCGTGTAGTTCTTTCAGATATCTGCCGACACTATATTGGTGTAATCGAGAAACAGCTGGAGGTTTCTGGGTTGTCAAGATCTGCAAAGCTGTATTCGATGCACCAAGTCATGGTGTGGGAACTCATAAAAGTTCTCTTTTCTGACAGGCAGAGTACTGAAACGTTGAATTATGCAGCTTCTGATAATGAGGAAGACATGATGCAAGATGTGAAGGAAGATTCTGCAGAAGTTAATACAGAAGCTCTTCCAGTTATCCGAAGAGCAGAATTTAGTTATTGGCTCCAAGAAAGTGTCAGTCACCGTGTACAAGAAGATGTGAGTGATCTAAATGGTTCTGGCTACCTGGAGCACTTATTCTTTCTTCTGACTGGACGAGAGCTTGATTCAGCAGTGGAACTTGCCATATCTAAGGGAGATGTTAGACTTGCTTGTTTGTTGAGCCAGGCTGGTGGATCAACTGTAAACCGCAATGATATCTTGCAGCAGCTTCACCTTTGGAGAAGGAATGGGCTAGATTTTAGTTACATCGAGAAGGAGAGAATTAAGCTTTACGAATTGCTTGCTGGTAATATCCATGATGCAttacaagattttaaaattgactGGAAGAGATTCCTAGGGTTGTTAATGTGGCATCATCTACCTCCCGACAGTTCATTACCTGTCATCTTCAGAAATTATCAACTCCTACTAGATCAGGCAAAAGCCCCGTGGCCCGTCCCGATATATATTGACGAAGGACCTGCAGATGGGTTTGTAAGCAACAAGAAGCGTTCTGACCTTTTGTATTATCTTATGCTTCTGCACAgcaaagaggaggaagaaattGATTTCCTGAAGACTATGTTCAGTGCATTCTCTTCAACTGACGATCCACTTGACTATCATATGATCTGGCACCATCGAGGAATCCTAGAAGCAGTTGGAGCTTTCACTTCAGATGATCTTCACACTCTCGATATGGGATTTGTTGCACAGCTTCTCTCTCAGGGCCTTTGTCATTGGGCTATCTACGTTGTCCTTCACATACCCTTCCGTGAAGATCAACCATATCTACACGTCATTGTCATTCGGGAAATCCTGTTTCAATTCTGTGAAATTTGGAGTTCTGTGGAATCACAACGGCAATTTATCAAGGACTTGGGTATCCCATCTGAATGGATGCACGAAGCTCTG GCAGTTTACTACAATTACCATGGAGATTTCATAAAGGCTCTTGACCACTTTATTGAATGTGCAAACTGGCAAAGAGCTCATTCCATTTTTATGACGTCAGTTTCCCATTCATTATTTTTGTCAG CTAACCATTCAGAAATATGGAGAATTGCTACTTCAATGGATGATCGCAAATCTGAGATTGAAAACTGGGATTTGGGTGCCGGGGTATACATGTCATTTTATTTACTTAAGAGTTCATTGCAAGAAGATGCTGATACGATGGTAGAACTG GAACCCCTTGAGAGCAAAAACGAGTCTTGCAGAAGTTTTGTCGGTCGTTTAAACGAATCATTGGCTGTTTGGGGTGACAGATTACCAGTTGAAGCTAG AGTGGCATATTCAAAGATGGGAGAGGAAATATGCGATATGCTTCTGTCAGATCTAAGCAAGGATCCAAGTCGAGAGACTCAGCTAAGCTGTTTTGAGACAGCCTTCGATGCCCCATTGCCAGAAGATGTGAGATCAACGCATCTGCAAGATGCTGTGTCACTATTTTCACTATATCTGTCAGAGAGCGGCCAAATCTCAGCTTAG
- the LOC104703368 gene encoding protein RAE1, whose amino-acid sequence MATFGAAANANSNPNKSYEVTPSPGDSISSLSFSPRADILVATSWDNHVRCWEISRSGTSIASAPKASISHDQPVLCSAWKDDGTTVFSGGCDKQAKMWPLLSGGQPVTVAMHEGPIVAMAWIPGMNLLATGSWDRTLKYWDTRQQNPVHTQQLPDKCYALSVKHPLMVVGTADRNLIVFNLQNPQTEFKRIQSPLKYQTRCVTAFPDQQGFLVGSIEGRVGVHHLDDSQQTKNFTFKCHRDGNEIYSVNSLNFHPVHGTFATAGSDGAFNFWDKDSKQRLKAMARCNQPIPCSSFNHDGSIYAYAACYDWSKGAENHNPATAKSSIFLHLPQENEVKAKPRVATGRK is encoded by the exons ATGGCTACTTTTGGTGCGGCCGCTAACGCAAACAGTAACCCTAACAAATCCTACGAg GTTACTCCGTCACCAGGGGACTCTATTTCGAGCTTAAGTTTTAGTCCAAGAGCGGATATACTCGTGGCCACTTCATGGGACAATcat GTGAGGTGTTGGGAGATATCCCGTAGTGGCACCTCTATAGCCAGTGCTCCGAAAGCATCAATATCGCATGATCAGCCG GTTCTATGTTCTGCTTGGAAAGATGATGGAACCACAGTCTTCAGCGGTGGATGTGATAAGCAAGCTAAAATGTGGCCCTTGTTGTCTGGTGGTCAACCTGTAACTGTTGCTATGCATGAGGGTCCTATCGTAGCTATGGCTTGGATCCCCGGAATGAACCTTCTCGCAACTGGAAGTTGGGATAGAACTTTGAA ATATTGGGACACAAGACAGCAAAACCCTGTGCATACCCAACAACTTCCAGATAAATGTTATGCATTGTCTGTAAAGCATCCTCTGATGGTTGTCGGAACTGCCGATAGAAATCTGATAGTCTTCAACTTGCAAAATCCTCAG ACTGAGTTCAAGAGAATCCAATCCCCACTAAAGTACCAGACGAGGTGTGTTACTGCCTTCCCTGATCAGCAAGGATTCTTG GTTGGTTCAATTGAGGGACGGGTTGGTGTCCATCATCTGGATGATTCTCAACAGACCAAAAACTTTACATTCAAATGCCACAGAGATGGGAACGAGATATATTCTGTGAACTCTCTGAATTTCCACCCG GTACATGGAACTTTTGCTACTGCTGGCTCTGATGGTGCTTTCAATTTCTGGGACAAGGATAGTAAACAAAGACTCAAG GCCATGGCGAGGTGCAATCAGCCAATTCCTTGCAGTTCGTTCAACCATGATGGCTCGATATATGCATATGCG GCTTGCTATGACTGGAGCAAAGGTGCAGAGAATCACAACCCGGCAACTGCAAAAAGCAGCATATTCTTGCACCTGCCACAG GAAAACGAGGTGAAGGCGAAGCCAAGAGTTGCAACTGGCAGAAAATGA